GGGTTATGAGAAGCAGTTACGTTGACACCAGCCTTGGCGCCGAGCTCACGGATGGCGAAAGAAATCTCTGGTGTAGGACGGAGGCTCTCGAAGAGATAAGCCTTGATGCCATTGGCAGAGAAGATGGCAGCTACGGTCTCAGCGAAGAGACGGGAGTTGTTACGGCAGTCGTGACCTACCACTACAGAAAGGTTCTCCTCGCCTGGGAAAGCCTTGAGGATGTAGTTAGCGAAGCCCTGAGTAGCCATACCAACGATATACTTGTTCATGCGGTTGGTACCTGCGCCCATAATGCCGCGCAAGCCACCAGTACCGAACTCCAAGTTCTGATAGAAGGCATCAACGAGTGCTGACTTGTCCTCAGCCTCGAGCATTGCCTTAACTTCTTTACGAGTTTCTTCGTCGAATGCAGGTGTGAGCCACTGCTGTGCTCTTTCTTCACACTGCTTAATCAATTCTGCGTTATTAGCCATAGTTTGATTCTATTTTGTTATTAATTATAGTTCAATCAGAGGGTTGTGCCCGAAAACAGCACAATATTTCTCTTTTTGCGTACAAAGATAAATAAAATATTTGAGAAACCAAACAAGATTGGAGTTTTTTTTGTATTTTTGCACATTGAAAAAGAAATGAAATAAAATAAAGCTTATGGAATTATATTATACTGGCGTGATCATCGCCGTTTCCACCTTTTTAATAATAGGAATCTTCCATCCTATCGTTATCAAGGTTGAGTATCATACGGGCACCCGCTATTGGTGGGTGTTTCTGGTGTGCGGAATCATCAGTGTGGGTGCAGCCTTCCTGGTTGCCAACGTGCTCTGCTCGGCACTGCTGGGCGTGCTGGGTGCCTCGTGTCTATGGAGCATCGGCGAGCTTTTCGAGCAGAAACAGCGCTGCGAGAAAGGCTGGTTCCCGAAGAATCCGAAACTGGAGAAGAAAGGATACTATAAGAGTTAAGAGTTGAAGTTTCGCAAGTAGCATTCTACCGTCCCCGAAGGGGGCGAATGTGAATAACCGCGGGTGGAATGACCGAAGGGAATGGAACCTGCGGATAGTGACAGATACTCTCTTACCGTCCCCGAAGGGGGCGAACAGGAGCAAGACTGGATGTGGTTCGCCCCCTTTGGGGACGTTTTCTCCCTACTATTGGTTGTCCGCAGGTTCCATGACCTTCAGTCATTCCACCAGCGGTTATTGAAAGTTGGCCCCCTTCGGGGACCGGAGGTTACTTGCGAAACTTGAATTAAGAGTTGATAGTTGATAGCTTATAGTTAAGAGCTATCCTATATTAATAAGGAGGATACTATTTAGGAAATGAAGACAGAATTGATATTGGTCGGAAAGACCGTGAACAAGCATTTCGTGGCGGGCATCAAGGATTATGCCGAGCGCATCACCCACTACATGCCCTTCAACATCACTACCATCCCAGAGCTCAAAAACACCAAGAGCCTCAGCGAACAGCAGCAGAAGGAACGGGAGGGTGAACTGATTCTGAAGCAGATTCAGCCTTCGGATACCGTGGTGCTGATGGATGAGCACGGACAGGAGTTCCGCAGCATCGAGTTTGCCAAGTGGATAGAGCGCAAGCAAGCCACTGCCCGAAGACTCGTATTCGTGATTGGCGGCCCCTACGGTTTCTCGCAGGCAGTGTACGACCGCGCCAACGAAAAAATCTCGCTCTCGAAGATGACATTCTCCCACCAGATGGTGAGACTCATCTTCACCGAGGCCCTCTATCGCGCTTGCACCATTATAAAAGGAGAGCCGTATCACCACGAATAAGGGAAAGAAAAAAGAAGAATAAAGAAAATGCCAAAAGATAAATATATAGAAATAAAAGGGGCGAGAGCCAACAACCTGAAGAATATCGACGTGAAGATTCCACAGGGCAAATTCGTTGCCATTACGGGAGTCTCCGGGTCGGGAAAATCTTCTCTGGCTTTCGATACCCTATACGCCGAGGGCCAGCGCCGCTACGTGGAGTCGCTGTCTTCCTACGCCCGTCAGTTCCTGGGAAGAATGACCAAGCCCGAGTGTGATTTCATCAAGGGATTGCCGCCAGCCATCGCCATCGAACAGAAGGTGATAGCCCGCAACCCACGCTCCACCGTGGGCACCAGCACGGAGATTTACGAATACCTGCGACTGCTCTTCGCACGCATCGGAAAAACCTATTCGCCTATCAGCGGACAGGAGGTGAAACGGCATACCACCGAGGATATCCTTGCCTGCACCCGACAGTATTCCAAGGGCACCAAGTTCGTAATCCTCGCCCCAATCCATGTCATCGAAGACCGCACCCTCAGAGAGCAGCTGGAGATGTACATGCAGGAGGGTTATGCCCGAATCATGCAGAAGGGTGAATTCATCAGAATAGAGGATTTCCTGGAAGCTGGAGATATGAATTCTCCGGAAACAGGCGATGAGAATTCTGGAAACAAGGAGCTTCTGGATGCGAGCGGTGAAGAACTCACCCAGATGCTGCAAGAGAAGAGCCGCGAAATCTATCTCGTTATCGACCGCGCATCGGTAAGCGACGAGAAGGATGATATCAGCCGACTCTTCGACTCTGCCGAAACCGCCTTCTACGAGGGCGACGGCGCCTGCCGACTCGTCTTCCCGCCAAGCAACATCTGCTACGACTTCTCCACCCGATTCGAAGCCGACGGCATGAAATTCGAGGAACCTACCGACAATATGTTTGCCTTCAATTCGCCGCTGGGCGCCTGCCCTACCTGCGAGGGCTTCGGAAGCGTCATCGGCATCGACGAGAAACTCGTGATTCCTAACACTTCGCTGAGCCTCTACGACGGTTGCGTGGTGTGCTGGCGTGGCGAGAAGATGGGCATGTGGCTCAAGGAATTCATCCGCCGTGCGGAACCTTACAAATTCCCTATCTTCAAGCCGTACTACGAGCTGACGCAGCAGGAGAAAGACTGGCTCTGGCACGGACTGCCATCGGAAAAAGACCGTGAACCGCACGACCGCGTGAGCATCGACGAGTTCTTCAGAATGGTGAAGGAAAACCAGTATAAGATTCAATACCGCGTGATGCTGAGCCGATTCAGAGGCAAGACCGTATGCCCCGACTGCCACGGCACCCGACTCAAAAAAGAGGCTAACTACGTGAAGATCGGCGGCAAGAGCATCACCGAACTGGTGGAGATGTCAATCTTGAACCTCAGCACCTGGTTCAAGAACCTGGACCTATCGGACAACGAGAAGGAGATAGCCAAGCGCCTGCTCACCGAGATTACCCATCGCCTGCAATTCCTGCTGGATGTGGGACTGGGATATCTTACGCTCAACCGACTGTCCAACACCCTTTCTGGAGGTGAAAGCCAGCGCATCAACCTGACCACCAACCTGGGGTCCTCGCTGGTGGGCAGCGTGTATATCCTGGACGAGCCGAGCATCGGTCTGCACAGCCGTGACACCGACCGACTGATCAAGGTGCTGCGAGAGTTGCAGGAACTGGGCAACACCGTGGTAGTGGTGGAGCACGACGAGGAGATCATGCGGGCTGCCGACTATCTGATAGACATCGGTCCGGATGCCGGACGCCTGGGCGGCAGACTGGTATATGCCGGTCCGCATTCAGAATATTCCACCACCGACCCTGCCGAGCAGCAGGCGTTGCTGGAGAAATATCCCGAGAGTCACACCATCCAATATCTCACCCACCACGAAACCATCGACCGTCCTGCGAGCCATCGCATCTGGAACCGATTCATCGAAATCAAGGGCGCCCGGATGAACAATCTGCGTGGCATCGACGTGAAGATTCCGCTCAACGTATTCACCGTGGTAACAGGCGTATCGGGCTCGGGAAAGAGTTCGCTCATCAAGGGCATCCTCTACCCGGCAATGCGCAGAAAGCTGGACCTGGTGGCTGATGCTCCGGGCGAATATACATCGATGGAGGGCGACGTGGACGCCATCAAGCACGTGGAGTTCGTAGACCAGAACCCTATCGGCAAGAGCACCCGCAGCAACCCAGCCACCTATCTGAAGGCATACGATGCCATCAGAAGTCTCTTTGCCAACCAGCCGCTCGCCAAGCAGATGGGCTTCACGCCGCAGTACTTCTCCTTCAACACCGAGGGCGGAAGATGCGAGGAATGCAAGGGTGCGGGATACGTAACCATCGAGATGCAGTTTATGGCCGACCTGACGCTGACATGCGAGGCATGCAAGGGCAAGCGGTTCAAGCACGATATCCTGGAGGTGCACGTGGCAGGAAAGAACATCAACGATGTGCTCAACATGACCGTGAACGAGGCCATCGAGTTCTTCAGCGACGAGAAGAACCAGTGCCATGAGGGCGACTTCGACTTCTGCCGCACCATCGTGAGCCGACTGAAGCCTTTGCAGGATGTGGGACTGGGATATATCAAGCTGGGACAGAGTTCGAGCACGCTTTCGGGCGGTGAGAACCAGCGCGTGAAACTGGCTTATTTCATCAGCAAGGAGGAGCAGGCACCAACGCTCTTCATCTTCGACGAGCCAACCACGGGTCTCCACTTCCACGACATCAAGCGCCTGCTGCACGCCTTCAATGCCCTGATAGAAAGGGGTCATTCGCTGGTGGTCATCGAGCACAACCTTGATGTAATCAAATGTGCCGACTACATCATCGACCTGGGTCCTGAGGGCGGCGACAAGGGTGGCAACCTGGTGGTGGAAGGAACTCCCGAGGAAGTGGCAGCCTGCCGAGAGAGTTTGACGGGACAGTTCCTTGCCAAGCTCTAAAATTCGTTGCTAATTAATAAATATCGCCACTTATTTTATAAATAATGTAAAAAAGTGGCGATATACTAAACTTTATATGTAATTTTGCATCCAAATAGATAAAAGAAATTTAAATAAGAAAGGATATAAAATGAAAAGAATCATATTGGCTCTGACCATGCTTGTAGCCATGGTAACAAGCGCTTCTGCCCAGGCAGAGATCAAGTTTGAGAAGGTGGTACACAACTTCGGCACCTTTGAGGAGACTTCGCCAGTTCAGAAGGCTACATTCACCTTCACCAACGTGGGCAACAAGCCTCTCGTTATCAATCAGGCCATCGCCAGCTGCGGTTGCACGGTGCCTTCTTACACCAAGCAGCCTATCGCTCCTGGTCAGAAGGGGCAGATCAGCGTTACTTACAATGGCAAGGGCATGTTCCCTGGCCACTTCAAGAAGAGTATCACCATTCG
The Segatella copri DNA segment above includes these coding regions:
- a CDS encoding DUF4491 family protein; this encodes MELYYTGVIIAVSTFLIIGIFHPIVIKVEYHTGTRYWWVFLVCGIISVGAAFLVANVLCSALLGVLGASCLWSIGELFEQKQRCEKGWFPKNPKLEKKGYYKS
- the rlmH gene encoding 23S rRNA (pseudouridine(1915)-N(3))-methyltransferase RlmH, whose protein sequence is MKTELILVGKTVNKHFVAGIKDYAERITHYMPFNITTIPELKNTKSLSEQQQKEREGELILKQIQPSDTVVLMDEHGQEFRSIEFAKWIERKQATARRLVFVIGGPYGFSQAVYDRANEKISLSKMTFSHQMVRLIFTEALYRACTIIKGEPYHHE
- the uvrA gene encoding excinuclease ABC subunit UvrA is translated as MPKDKYIEIKGARANNLKNIDVKIPQGKFVAITGVSGSGKSSLAFDTLYAEGQRRYVESLSSYARQFLGRMTKPECDFIKGLPPAIAIEQKVIARNPRSTVGTSTEIYEYLRLLFARIGKTYSPISGQEVKRHTTEDILACTRQYSKGTKFVILAPIHVIEDRTLREQLEMYMQEGYARIMQKGEFIRIEDFLEAGDMNSPETGDENSGNKELLDASGEELTQMLQEKSREIYLVIDRASVSDEKDDISRLFDSAETAFYEGDGACRLVFPPSNICYDFSTRFEADGMKFEEPTDNMFAFNSPLGACPTCEGFGSVIGIDEKLVIPNTSLSLYDGCVVCWRGEKMGMWLKEFIRRAEPYKFPIFKPYYELTQQEKDWLWHGLPSEKDREPHDRVSIDEFFRMVKENQYKIQYRVMLSRFRGKTVCPDCHGTRLKKEANYVKIGGKSITELVEMSILNLSTWFKNLDLSDNEKEIAKRLLTEITHRLQFLLDVGLGYLTLNRLSNTLSGGESQRINLTTNLGSSLVGSVYILDEPSIGLHSRDTDRLIKVLRELQELGNTVVVVEHDEEIMRAADYLIDIGPDAGRLGGRLVYAGPHSEYSTTDPAEQQALLEKYPESHTIQYLTHHETIDRPASHRIWNRFIEIKGARMNNLRGIDVKIPLNVFTVVTGVSGSGKSSLIKGILYPAMRRKLDLVADAPGEYTSMEGDVDAIKHVEFVDQNPIGKSTRSNPATYLKAYDAIRSLFANQPLAKQMGFTPQYFSFNTEGGRCEECKGAGYVTIEMQFMADLTLTCEACKGKRFKHDILEVHVAGKNINDVLNMTVNEAIEFFSDEKNQCHEGDFDFCRTIVSRLKPLQDVGLGYIKLGQSSSTLSGGENQRVKLAYFISKEEQAPTLFIFDEPTTGLHFHDIKRLLHAFNALIERGHSLVVIEHNLDVIKCADYIIDLGPEGGDKGGNLVVEGTPEEVAACRESLTGQFLAKL
- a CDS encoding DUF1573 domain-containing protein codes for the protein MKRIILALTMLVAMVTSASAQAEIKFEKVVHNFGTFEETSPVQKATFTFTNVGNKPLVINQAIASCGCTVPSYTKQPIAPGQKGQISVTYNGKGMFPGHFKKSITIRTNGNVEMSRIYIEGVMNEKK